The Acropora muricata isolate sample 2 chromosome 5, ASM3666990v1, whole genome shotgun sequence genome includes a window with the following:
- the LOC136917365 gene encoding mucin-17-like produces the protein MCTVAEIVQQVVDDKREKETSECAKHLVDKTIDESLEKNTSDFVNSPRKTIEKKVFNSKQSETSKPAEDKESRKKTVEPSTKSQVVERMENTKDQEPTPDTKEREGVRENKAVETTTSTPVDNDMESTTYQVPSSVEIEPECLNEIKTVETVTSAPVQDEMESKNDQVQDPDEHEPECLNKIETVKSITSALVRGHMESTSDQVPNPMDIERECLDEIKTVEPITPAPVQDEMERTGDQVRYAVEADPECLNEIENVQPVRSAQVQNEMESTGDQVQDAVEAEPCLNEIETAQSATSAPVKDEMESTSHHVQDVVDADLECLNEIDTVAPITSAPVQEKLKSTGDQVLDAVDAGPECLNKIKPISSAPVPDEMESTGDHVQDAVDAEPCLNEIETVKPVISALVQDEMESTSDQVQDAVDPKPRLNEIDTVKPITSAPVQDEVESTSAQVQDAVEAEPCLNDIKTVQPITSAPVQDEMESTSDQVKGAVDPEPCLNEIETVKPITSTPVQDEMESTSDHVQDAVDALPCLNEIKTVEPVTSAPVQDEMESTSDQVQDAVDAEPCLNQIETVKPVISAPVQDEMESTSDQVQDAVEAEPCLNEIETVKPVISAPVQDEMESTSDQVQDAVEAEPCLNEIETVKPVISAPVQDEMESTSDQIETVKPITSAPVQDEMESTSDQVHDAGEAEPCLNEIETVEPITSVPVQDEMESTSDQVQDAVEAEPCLNEIETVKPVISAPVQDEMESTSDQVQDAVEAEPCLNEIETVKPVISAPVQDEMESTSDQIETVKPITSAPVQDEMESTSDQVHDAGEAEPCLNEIETVEPITSVPVQDEMESTSDQVQDAVEAEPCVNEIETVKPVISAPVQDEMESTSDQVQDAVEAEPCLNEIETVKPVISAPVQDEMESTSDQIETVKPITSAPVQDEMHSTSDQVHDAGEAEPCLNEIETVEPITSVPVQEEMKSTGDQVRDAVEAGPESLNKIKTVEPISSATVQDEMESTGDHVQDAVEAEPCLNDIKTVKPITSSPGQDEMEITSDQVQGAVDPEPCLKEIETVKPITSTPVQDEMESTSDQVQDAVEAEPCLNEIKIVEPLTSAPVQDEMESTSDQVQDTVDAEPCLNEIETVKPITSAPVQDIMESTSDQVQDTVDAQPCLNEIETFKPITSAPVQDKMESTSDQVQAAVEAEPCLNEIKTVKPITSVPVQDEMQSTSDQVHDNGKAEPCLNEIETVAPITSVPVQEEMKSTGDQVRDAVEAGPESLNKIKTVEPISSATVQDEMESTGDHVQDAVEAEPYLNDIKTVKPITSSPGQDEMEITSDQVQGAVDPEPCLKEIETVKPITSAPVQDEMESTSDQVQDTVDAEPCLNEIETVKPITSAPVQDKMESTSDQVQDAVEAEPCLNEIKTVKPITSAPVQDEMESTSDQLQDAIETVKPITSAPVQDEMESTSDQVQDAVEAEPCLNEIKIVEPLTSAPVQDEMESTSDQVQDAVEVEPCLNEIETVQPVTSAPVKDEMESTSDQGRAPEEAKPECLNKIDTAESITSAPVHYKMKSTNDQVRDAVEAKPECLNEIQNVQPVTSAPVQDEMESTSDQVRDAEEAEPECLNEIETVQPITSALVRGEMESTSDQVPNPMEAEPECLNEIENVQPVTSAPVQGEMESTSNQVRDAVEADPECLNEIEIFEPITSAPVQDETESPSDQVPNPVKTEPQCLNEVETVKPSTSPPLQGEMESTGDQIPCSVQTLKNWPCSTSAPVLDEMRNYEADDDNSVSDNANDIAELKEQIRVLQEQLCQRDLVIKKQRKSLEKVTGALGDNQSQQYQKDAHKCKETQKTENGDKGPFITEEIDELPAGNNAQSSSGPSTVRKVFQFVRHVGFYVGYTIKDNGEVTVVILSWEGSDPSLPSITLNSHMDVVPVFPLYRSGKMFGLAESPQEQQLFFLWLNSSEVSSDDGILLV, from the exons ATGTGCACCgtcgctgagattgtccagcaa gTGGTTGATGACAAGCGTGAAAAAGAAACATCAGA ATGTGCTAAACATTTGGTCGACAAGACAATCGATGAAAGTTTGGAAAAG AATACTTCAGATTTCGTAAACTCCCCAAGAAAAACAATAGAGAAAAAAGTATTCAACAGCAAACAATCAGAGACAAGTAAACCAGCAGAGGACAAAGAAAGTCGTAAAAAGACTGTCGAGCCCTCGACAAAATCTCAAGTCGTAGAGAGAATGGAAAATACGAAAGATCAAGAACCAACCCCAGATACAAAAGAGAGAGAAGGCGTTAGAGAAAACAAGGCTGTTGAGACCACCACATCAACTCCAGTCGATAATGACATGGAAAGTACAACATATCAAGTACCCAGTTCAGTGGAAAttgaaccagaatgtctcaacgagatcaaGACTGTCGAGaccgtcacatcagctccagttcaggacgaaatggaaaGTAAGAATGATCAAGTCCAAGATCCTGACGAACatgaaccagaatgtctcaacaagATCGAGACTGTCAAGTCTATCACATCAGCTCTAGTTCGGGGTCACATGGAGAGtacgagtgatcaagtaccaaatcctaTGGACATTGAACGAGAATGTCTCGACGAGATCAAGACTGTCGAGCCCATCACaccagctccagttcaggacgaaatggagcgTACAGGTGATCAAGTACGatatgctgtggaagctgacccagaatgtctcaacgagatcgagaatGTCCAGCCCGTCAGATCAGCTCAAGTTCAgaacgaaatggagagtacaggtgatcaggtacaagatgctgtggaagctgaaccatgtctcaacgagatcgagactgccCAGTCCgccacatcagctccagttaaggacgaaatggagagtacaagtcaTCATGTACAAGATGTTGTGGACGCTGACttagaatgtctcaacgagatcgacaCCGTCGcgcccatcacatcagctccagttcaggaaaAACTGAAGAGTACAGGTGATCAAGTACTAGATGCTGTGGACGCTGGcccagaatgtctcaacaagATCAAGCCCATCAGCTCAGCTCCAGTTCcagacgaaatggagagtacaggtgatcacgtacaagatgctgtggacgctgaaccatgtctcaacgagatcgagactgtcaagcCCGTCATATCAGCTctagttcaggacgaaatggagagtacaagtgatcaggtacaagatgctgtggaccCTAAACCACGTCTTAACGAGATCGACACTGTCAAGCCCATcacctcagctccagttcaggacgaagtggagagtacaagtgctcaggtacaagatgctgtggaagctgaaccatgtctcaacgatATCAAGACTGTCCAGCCCATcacctcagctccagttcaggacgaaatggagagtacaagtgatcaggtaaAGGGTGCTGTGGAccctgaaccatgtctcaacgagatcgagactgtcaagcCTATCACCTCaactccagttcaggacgaaatggagagtacaagtgatcatgtacaagatgctgtggacgctctaccatgtctcaacgagatcaaGACTGTCGAGcccgtcacatcagctccagttcaggacgaaatggagagtacaagtgatcaggtacaagatgctgtggacgctgaaccatgtctcaaccagatcgagactgtcaagcCCGTCATATCAGcaccagttcaggacgaaatggagagtacaagtgatcaggtacaagatgctgtggaagctgaaccatgtctcaacgagatcgagactgtcaagcCCGTCatatcagctccagttcaggacgaaatggagagtacaagtgatcaggtacaagatgctgtggaagctgaaccatgtctcaacgagatcgagactgtcaagcCCGTCatatcagctccagttcaggacgaaatggagagtacaagtgatcag atcgagactgtcaagcccatcacctcagctccagttcaggacgaaatggagagtacaagtgatcaggtacacGATGCTGGGgaagctgaaccatgtctcaacgagatcgagaccgtcgagcccatcacatcagttccagttcaggacgaaatggagagtacaagtgatcaggtacaagatgctgtggaagctgaaccatgtctcaacgagatcgagactgtcaagcCCGTCatatcagctccagttcaggacgaaatggagagtacaagtgatcaggtacaagatgctgtggaagctgaaccatgtctcaacgagatcgagactgtcaagcCCGTCatatcagctccagttcaggacgaaatggagagtacaagtgatcag atcgagactgtcaagcccatcacctcagctccagttcaggacgaaatggagagtacaagtgatcaggtacacGATGCTGGGgaagctgaaccatgtctcaacgagatcgagaccgtcgagcccatcacatcagttccagttcaggacgaaatggagagtacaagtgatcaggtacaagatgctgtggaagctgaaccatgtgtcaacgagatcgagactgtcaagcCCGTCatatcagctccagttcaggacgaaatggagagtacaagtgatcaggtacaagatgctgtggaagctgaaccatgtctcaacgagatcgagactgtcaagcCCGTCatatcagctccagttcaggacgaaatggagagtacaagtgatcag atcgagactgtcaagcccatcacctcagctccagttcaggacgaaatgcatagtacaagtgatcaggtacacGATGCTGGGgaagctgaaccatgtctcaacgagatcgagaccgTCGAGCCCATCACATCAGTTCCAGTTCAGGAAGAAATGAAGAGTACAGGTGATCAAGTacgagatgctgtggaagctggcCCAGAAAGTCTCAACAAGATCAAGACTGTCGAGCCCATCAGCTCAGCTACAGTTCaagacgaaatggagagtacaggtGATCACGTACAAGATGCTGTAgaagctgaaccatgtctcaacgatATCAAGACTGTCAAGCCCATCACCTCATCTCCAggtcaggacgaaatggagattacaagtgatcaggtacaaggTGCTGTGGAccctgaaccatgtctcaaagagatcgagactgtcaagcCCATCACCTCaactccagttcaggacgaaatggagagtacaagtgatcaggtacaagatgctgtggaagctgaaccatgtCTAAACGAGATCAAGATTGTCGAGCCcctcacatcagctccagttcaggacgaaatggagagtacaagtgatcaggtacaagataCTGTGGACGCTGAACCATGTCttaacgagatcgagactgtcaagcCCATCACTTCGGCTCCAGTTCAGGACataatggagagtacaagtgatcaggtacaagataCTGTGGACGCTcaaccatgtctcaacgagatcgagactttCAAGCCCATCActtcagctccagttcaggacaaaatggagagtacaagtgatcaggtacaagctgctgtggaagctgaaccatgtctcaacgagatcaaGACTGTCAAGCCCATCACCTCAgttccagttcaggacgaaatgcagagtacaagtgatcaggtacacGATAATGGGAaagctgaaccatgtctcaacgagatcgagaccgTCGCGCCCATCACATCAGTTCCAGTTCAGGAAGAAATGAAGAGTACAGGTGATCAAGTacgagatgctgtggaagctggcCCAGAAAGTCTCAACAAGATCAAGACTGTCGAGCCCATCAGCTCAGCTACAGTTCaagacgaaatggagagtacaggtGATCACGTACAAGATGCTGTAGAAGCTGAACCATATCTCAACGATATCAAGACTGTCAAGCCCATCACCTCATCTCCAggtcaggacgaaatggagattacaagtgatcaggtacaaggTGCTGTGGAccctgaaccatgtctcaaagagatcgagactgtcaagcccatcacctcagctccagttcaggacgaaatggagagtacaagtgatcaggtacaagataCTGTGGACGCTGAACCATGTCttaacgagatcgagactgtcaagcccatcacttcagctccagttcaggacaaaatggagagtacaagtgatcaggtacaagatgctgtggaagctgaaccatgtTTAAACGAGATCAAGACTGTCAAGCCCATcacctcagctccagttcaggacgaaatggagagtacaagtgatcagctacaagatgct atcgagactgtcaaaCCCATCACCTcggctccagttcaggacgaaatggagagtacaagtgatcaggtacaagatgctgtggaagctgaaccatgtCTAAACGAGATCAAGATTGTCGAGCCcctcacatcagctccagttcaggacgaaatggagagtacaagtgatcaggtacaagatgctgtggaagtTGAACCGTGTCttaacgagatcgagactgtccaGCCCGTCACTTCAGCTCCAGTtaaggacgaaatggagagtactaGTGATCAAGGCCGTGCTCCTGAAGAAGCtaaaccagaatgtctcaacaagATCGACACGGCTGAGtccatcacatcagctccagttcattATAAAATGAAGAGTACAAATGATCAAGTacgagatgctgtggaagctaaaccagaatgtctcaacgagatccaGAATGTCCAGcccgtcacatcagctccagttcaggacgaaatggagagtacaagtgatcaagtACGAGATGCTGAGgaagctgaaccagaatgtctcaacgagatcgagactgtccagcccatcacatcagctctAGTTCGGGGTGAAATGGAAAGTACGAGTGATCAGGTACCAAATCCTAtggaagctgaaccagaatgtctcaacgagatcgagaatGTCCAGcccgtcacatcagctccagttcagggcgaaatggagagtacaagtaaTCAGGTTcgagatgctgtggaagctgatcCAGAATGTCTTAACGAGATCGAGATTTTCgagcccatcacatcagctccCGTTCAGGATGAAACGGAGAGTCcgagtgatcaagtaccaaatcctgTGAAAACTGAACCACAATGTCTCAACGAGGTAGAGACTGTCAAGCCCAGTACATCACCTCCACTTCAGGGTGAAATGGAAAGCACAGGAGATCAAATACCATGTTCTgttcaaactttgaaaaattggcCCTGCTCAACGTCAGCGCCGGTCTTGGATGAAATGCGAAATTATGAAGCAGACGATGATAACAGTGTTTCAGACAATGCAAACGACATAGCTGAACTTAAAGAACAGATAAGAGTCCTGCAAGAACAGTTATGTCAG AGAGACTTGGTcataaagaaacaaagaaagagtCTCGAGAAAGTGACTGGAGCGTTGGGCGATAATCAGAGCCAGCAATATCAAAAGGATGCTCACAAATGTAAAGAAACCCAGAAAACTGAAAATGGCGATAAAG GACCGTTTATTACAGAAGAAATAGACGAGCTTCCCGCCGGCAACAATGCACAGTCATCGTCTGGGCCAAGCACAGTTCGCaaagtttttcaatttgttcGTCACGTTGGATTTTACGTGGGATATACCATT AAGGACAATGGTGAAGTTACAGTTGTCATCTTGAGTTGGGAAGGTAGTGATCCAAGTTTGCCATCCATAACGCTAAACAGCCATATGGATGTTGTTCCAGTGTTTCCA CTGTACAGAAGTGGGAAAATGTTCGGTCTTGCGGAGTCACCTCAAGAACAACAACTATTTTTCCTCTGGCTAAATTCATCAGAAGTTTCGTCAGATGATGGTATCCTTCTGGTGTGA